The Aneurinibacillus migulanus genome contains the following window.
GAGATGTGATCCGTTGTTACGGAGTCGCCAAGCAGAGCCAGAGTTTTCGCACCCATAATTTCTTCGATTTTTCCAGCTTCGGCACCGAGACCGGAGAAGAATGGCGGATGTGCAATATAAGTGGATTTTGCATCCCACTCATACAGCTGGCCTTCTGGGAAGTCGATTTCGTTCCAGCGTGGATTAGCTGTGAATACATTTCCATATTCTTCTTCGAACATTTCCGGCTTCACCGCTGCATTGATGGCTTCACGAATTTCTTCGTTTGTCGGCCAGATGTCTTTCAGATATACCGGTTGACCGTCTTTGCCTGTACCGATTGGTTCGGTTGTCAAATCGATATCTACCGTACCTGCTAGTGCATATGCGACAACAAGCGGAGGAGAAGCAAGGTAGTTCGCTTTCACCTGTGCGTGCACACGACCTTCGAAGTTACGGTTACCAGACAGAACAGATGTTACCGTTAAGTCGTTTTCTGCGATCGCATTACCCACTTCTTCCGGCAGCGGACCGCTGTTACCGATACAAGTTGCACAGCCATAGCCCGCGATATAGAAGCCAAGCTTTTCAAGCGATGTTAATAAGTTAGCTTTTTCCAGATATTGTGTAACAACACGGGAACCTGGAGTTAAGCTGGATTTTACATATTCAGGTTTTACTAATCCTTTTTCAACGGCTTTCTTGGCTACAAGGCCCGCACCCAGCATTACGCTTGGATTGGAAGTGTTCGTACAGCTAGTAATTGCTGCAATAACAACCGCACCAGTACCAAACTCGGATGTTTTACCGTTTTTATGTGTAACAGAAACTTTTTTGCTGATTTGCGCATCATCAAGACCGAAACCGCCTTTATCGATCGGAGTACGCAGTGCATCGTTGAACGCTTCCTTCATGGCAGTCAGTTCGATACGGTCTTGCGGACGCTTCGGACCTGCAAGAGTAGGAACGATAGAGCCGAGGTCGAGCTCCAGTGTTTCAGAGAACACAGGGTCCGGAGTATCATCTGTACGGAAGATACCTTGTTCTTGGTAGTATGCTTTAACAAGTGCCACTTGCTCTTCGCTACGGCCTGTTGCGCGCAGGAAGGTCAGAGTTTCTTCATCAACCGGGAAGAAGCCGATTGTTGCACCGTATTCAGGGGCCATGTTAGCAACGGTTGCGCGGTCCGCCAGGCTGATATTGCTCAGGCCAGGGCCATAGAATTCGACAAATTTGCCAACTACGCCTTTCTTACGGAGAATGTTGGTTACTGTTAGTGCAAGGTCAGTCGCTGTTGCGCCCTCTGGCAGTGTACCTGTCAGTTTAAAACCGACAACTTCAGGTGTTACGAAATACAAAGGTTGACCAAGCATACCTGCTTCCGCTTCGATACCGCCAACACCCCAGCCGACAACGCCCAAACCGTTGATCATGGTAGTGTGAGAGTCGGTACCAACAAGGGAATCTGGGAATACTTCAAGCTGACCGTCTACTTCTTTTGTAGCCGCAACGGATGCCAGGTACTCCAGGTTTACCTGGTGAACGATACCAGTTGCCGGAGGAACGGCACGGAAGTTATTGAACGCCGTCTGCGCCCAACGCAGGAAACGATAACGTTCTGCATTGCGTTCGAATTCGAGGTCCATATTATTTTGCAGGGCGTTCGGATTGCCGAAGTCATCTACCATAACAGAGTGGTCGATAACGAGGTCAACCGGAACGAGCGGGTTGATGCGTTCAGGATTACCGCCCATTTCTTTCATTGCCAGACGCATAGCAGCAAGGTCAACAACCGCCGGTACGCCGGTGAAGTCTTGTAATACGATACGGGCAGGTGTGAACGGAATTTCTTGATTCGGATCACGTTCTTCCGTCCAAGTCGCAATTTTTTTCACATGGTCTTCCGTAATCGCTACGCCATCGAATTGACGTACTGCCGCTTCAAGCAAAACTTTAATGGAGAAAGGAAGTTTAGAAATCGGACCAAGTCCTTTATCTTCCAAAGCTTTAAGGGAATAGTAGGCATAGTTTTTGTCGCCCACTTGCAAAGATGAACGTACAGAGAAGTTATCTTTCTTTGCCAAGTTGAAGACCTCCTTCGTGTTTCATTAACGGTTTCATCAAGTGAAACTGCGTTTCTGTTTTCGATAATATTATATCGCTTTTTTTGTATAACGTACATACATTTTTACAATTTTTTTCGAATGAGTGATGATAGTTTACGAGATAAATAGTAATAAGTTATAATGTCACATATTGCAACACGGTTTCGCCAAATGAAACTTATAGTAAATAGGAAGGTGAACAGAAGAAATGGAGTCTTCCGATAATAAAATGACCGTTCGGGCAGTCGATCGTGCCATGGATATTCTGTTATGTTTTATTGATGAAAAAGAGCTAACACTTACTGAAATTTCCCATAAAGTAGGACTAAACAAAAGCACTGTGTATCGACTATTGGGATCATTGGAGAACAAGGATTTTCTTGCGCGTAATCCAGATACGGAGAAATATCAGCTCGGCTTTCGAGTCTGGCAGTTATCGGCAAATCTCCCTCAAGGGGGCGATCCAGGGACGATCCTGCTACCAGAGATGGTCCGGCTCAGGGATCTGGTGGGAGAGACGATTAGCCTATACGTCCGAAATGAGAACGAGCGCATACGCATACAAGCGGTAGAGAGTAATGAAACCATCCGCAGAGTAGCTCCGATTGGAGCACATTTACCGCTTTCAGTAGGTGCTTCGAGTAAAGTATTGGTAGCATATGCGCCGCCTGAAACTCAAAAAGCAATTCTTTCCGACCCGTCGTGGCCTTCTTTTGTTGATAAACAAACGTACATGGAACAACTCGAAGAAATTCGTACAAATGGATATGCGACCAGCTCGGAGGAGCGCGAGCAGGGAGCTGCAGCAGTTGCTGTTCCGTTATTTAATCGAAGGGGCCATCTGGTGGCCGCATTATCAGTGTCGGGTCCGTCTAATCGGCTCACGCTGGAGAGGATGAAGGAGAATCTTCCCTATGTCATGGTAGCAGCGAAACGTATGGGAAGCATGTTAAAATAAAAAGAAGAGGTAGGAAAGGAGGGTATTCATGGAAAAGGCGTATGAACTTGCTCTAACACCTTTGCAAATAGAGGTGTTGCTGGATTCGGTTCGTGGGTTTGTGGATAATAAGAAGTTACTCCATGTACCGGTGGCTGGAGAAGAGGTTGTTGGTTTGCCGCTCACGGAAGAAGCTTTAGCATGGTTGCTTAACGCATGCGGTCAGACAGACGGGAAGCATAATATTATGGTACAGCTTACCCCTGCGGACGATGAGCGGACAAAAGTAACCGTCCGCTGTCCGGCGGACGGCGAAATATTTACATATGAAGTTTTGTTGGAAGAGTTTGACGAGCAATAGGATAGGACAACAAGAATTATTTGAGAAGAACTATTTTATGTGTAAAGAAGGTAACGTATTATGTGGCTTTTGGCGGCATTAATCACGGCAGGGTGCTTCGGGCTGAATAATACGATTTTTAAGTGGGGCACCTCCCGGGGATTGTCGAAGATTAATATTCAATTCTTCTTTTATTTTGCGGCTTTCTTGATTATTATAAGTGCGGGAATAGCGTCTCATTCGCTTCATCCTAATCTTACATCTATTATGCTTGGTGGCATCATCGGTATATTGAATGCGAACGGTAATATCCAGATGTCGCGTGCATTTGAAAAAGGGCCGGCCAGCCTAACATCTCCGTTGATTGCAGCGAATGCGATATTTCCTGTTCTGGCCGCCGGAGTCATTTTTCATGAGCAGATTCCCTATCTGCACTGGCTTGGAATTTTATGCATGATGGGTTCTGCTGTAGTCATACAATATACACCGGGAACGAAGAGCAATACGGAATATTTGCCTTGGCTTGGCCGCGTAGTGTTTGCGTTCTTCTCTTTTGGTTTACTCGGTGTACTGATGAAGCAGTCTTCTTACTTACAGATTAGCTCGATGGATATGCTCGCGGCGATGTATGGAGGAGGTACCCTGTATCTGGCTATCTGGATGGGTCGGGAACGGGTCCGATTGCAGGAAGCTAAAATTGGCGCGCTAGTAGGTATCCTGAGCACGGTTGGCTTCAGTTGTTACTTCTATGCGCTTAAGACTGGTGTGGCTAGTATTGTTTTCCCGGTTGTCAGCTTAAATTGCCTAGTTGTCGTACTAGCCGGGTGTTATTTGTTTAAAGAAAAACTAAAGCTATATCAGATATGTGGTATATGTACGGCTTTACTTGGATTGGTTCTGACAAAAATATAGTACGCTTGATGAGTTAAAAATCACCCTTATTAAATAAGGGTGATTTTTATTTTTTTACAACTTATTTTTCTCTCTGGTAAAACAAACATAGGATGTATAGCATGATAGTCATTAGTCGACAGGAAATGTATTTGGGTACTATTATCCAGAGTAAGAATTTTTTGTATGTTTTTAGTAGTGAATCTAATATCCTGTGTTAAAATTTAGAGGGGGCTAGCGGTTATAAAGAAAAGACCAAGAAGGTAGGGTTTACTTGTGAAAAAAATGCACATCAGCTCTGTAAAGCCAGGAGATAAAATAGCAAGGACGATTCTTTCAGAAACAGGTCATGTTCTTTTAGGCGCAGGTCTCGAATTGAGCCAGCGTTATATCGATCGTTTAAAAAACATGGGAATTGATATCGTTTACATTGAGGATAAAAATACGGACGATATTGTGCCTGAGGATGTTATTAGCGATATA
Protein-coding sequences here:
- the acnA gene encoding aconitate hydratase AcnA; translated protein: MAKKDNFSVRSSLQVGDKNYAYYSLKALEDKGLGPISKLPFSIKVLLEAAVRQFDGVAITEDHVKKIATWTEERDPNQEIPFTPARIVLQDFTGVPAVVDLAAMRLAMKEMGGNPERINPLVPVDLVIDHSVMVDDFGNPNALQNNMDLEFERNAERYRFLRWAQTAFNNFRAVPPATGIVHQVNLEYLASVAATKEVDGQLEVFPDSLVGTDSHTTMINGLGVVGWGVGGIEAEAGMLGQPLYFVTPEVVGFKLTGTLPEGATATDLALTVTNILRKKGVVGKFVEFYGPGLSNISLADRATVANMAPEYGATIGFFPVDEETLTFLRATGRSEEQVALVKAYYQEQGIFRTDDTPDPVFSETLELDLGSIVPTLAGPKRPQDRIELTAMKEAFNDALRTPIDKGGFGLDDAQISKKVSVTHKNGKTSEFGTGAVVIAAITSCTNTSNPSVMLGAGLVAKKAVEKGLVKPEYVKSSLTPGSRVVTQYLEKANLLTSLEKLGFYIAGYGCATCIGNSGPLPEEVGNAIAENDLTVTSVLSGNRNFEGRVHAQVKANYLASPPLVVAYALAGTVDIDLTTEPIGTGKDGQPVYLKDIWPTNEEIREAINAAVKPEMFEEEYGNVFTANPRWNEIDFPEGQLYEWDAKSTYIAHPPFFSGLGAEAGKIEEIMGAKTLALLGDSVTTDHISPAGNIAPASPAGVYLAEHGVERKDFNSYGSRRGNHEIMMRGTFANIRIRNKMAPGTEGGVTTYLPTGEVMPIYDAAMKYQESGTPLVVIAGKEYGTGSSRDWAAKGTFLLGVKAVIAESFERIHRSNLVGMGVLPLQFADGTSADSLGITGNETFDIPELNDDIKPGQTIKVTATRQDGTTFEFDVCVRLDSAVDIKYYRNGGILQTVLRQIAAEAKASV
- a CDS encoding IclR family transcriptional regulator; amino-acid sequence: MESSDNKMTVRAVDRAMDILLCFIDEKELTLTEISHKVGLNKSTVYRLLGSLENKDFLARNPDTEKYQLGFRVWQLSANLPQGGDPGTILLPEMVRLRDLVGETISLYVRNENERIRIQAVESNETIRRVAPIGAHLPLSVGASSKVLVAYAPPETQKAILSDPSWPSFVDKQTYMEQLEEIRTNGYATSSEEREQGAAAVAVPLFNRRGHLVAALSVSGPSNRLTLERMKENLPYVMVAAKRMGSMLK
- a CDS encoding EamA family transporter, translating into MWLLAALITAGCFGLNNTIFKWGTSRGLSKINIQFFFYFAAFLIIISAGIASHSLHPNLTSIMLGGIIGILNANGNIQMSRAFEKGPASLTSPLIAANAIFPVLAAGVIFHEQIPYLHWLGILCMMGSAVVIQYTPGTKSNTEYLPWLGRVVFAFFSFGLLGVLMKQSSYLQISSMDMLAAMYGGGTLYLAIWMGRERVRLQEAKIGALVGILSTVGFSCYFYALKTGVASIVFPVVSLNCLVVVLAGCYLFKEKLKLYQICGICTALLGLVLTKI